In one Corallococcus sp. EGB genomic region, the following are encoded:
- a CDS encoding TonB family protein, translated as MSSAVTHSLLVSRPTRLSRFLVVSVAGHVAVVAAALFYARFTSAPKVDLDQKPINASLVRLGKPRDPKLLPRKEEPQPPPKEVVAKPTPTPPADVPAPSPNAVAVPGVKPTPAPAPQKGEASAEDRRKKLFGAFDKSAKPTEPQELEGAEDGDPDGDSAVAEGERYYGLLKSQVRRHYNVADTIPDAERLYLKAQVAMKLGRAGEVLDVSLAKPSGNDLFDAAVVAAVRKASPFSPPPEALRDALQKNGVVLVFSP; from the coding sequence ATGAGCTCCGCGGTGACCCACAGCCTGCTGGTGAGCCGGCCCACGCGGCTGTCGCGCTTCCTCGTCGTCTCCGTGGCCGGGCACGTGGCGGTGGTCGCGGCGGCGCTGTTCTACGCGCGCTTCACGTCCGCGCCGAAGGTGGACCTGGATCAGAAGCCCATCAACGCGTCGCTGGTGCGCCTGGGCAAGCCGCGCGACCCCAAGCTCCTGCCGCGCAAGGAGGAGCCCCAGCCGCCGCCCAAGGAGGTCGTGGCGAAGCCCACGCCCACGCCGCCCGCGGACGTGCCCGCGCCCTCCCCCAACGCCGTGGCGGTGCCCGGCGTGAAGCCCACCCCGGCCCCCGCGCCCCAGAAGGGCGAGGCGAGCGCGGAGGACCGGCGCAAGAAGCTCTTCGGCGCGTTCGACAAGTCCGCGAAGCCCACGGAGCCGCAGGAGCTGGAGGGCGCCGAGGACGGCGACCCGGACGGCGATTCCGCGGTGGCGGAGGGCGAGCGGTACTACGGCCTTTTGAAGTCCCAGGTGCGCCGTCACTACAACGTGGCGGACACCATCCCGGACGCGGAGCGCCTGTACCTCAAGGCGCAGGTGGCCATGAAGCTGGGCCGCGCGGGTGAAGTGCTGGACGTGAGCCTGGCCAAGCCCAGCGGCAATGATTTGTTCGACGCGGCGGTGGTGGCCGCCGTGCGCAAGGCGTCTCCCTTCTCTCCTCCCCCCGAAGCGCTTCGCGACGCGCTCCAGAAGAACGGCGTCGTCCTGGTGTTCAGCCCATGA
- a CDS encoding AraC family transcriptional regulator, which produces MIVSCGQSVQAPAPRAASHPQAVLALYTGGRAVIDQRTRLKVSAGDVMLIPAGERHRMVEVERAEVWGLGFHPSAFAMTEVAPLLEPFERVRQGASAVVPIPSGRQEHLVRLLSELREETRAPHRPMGEQVARSLFSLVLAEVARSSTWAPVTSRPTLAGEALTYIERHCLEPISLREVAAAVGRSPAHVTTALKQATGRSAVEWIISGRMAEARRRLLSTNERVDIIAERVGYADPTHFIRLFRRAEGLTPAAWRKQHGAPDAH; this is translated from the coding sequence ATGATTGTCTCGTGCGGCCAGAGCGTTCAGGCGCCCGCCCCCCGTGCCGCCTCGCATCCGCAGGCGGTCCTCGCGCTCTATACGGGGGGCCGCGCTGTCATCGACCAGCGCACGCGGCTGAAGGTGTCCGCGGGCGACGTGATGCTCATCCCCGCCGGTGAGCGGCACCGCATGGTGGAGGTCGAGCGAGCGGAGGTCTGGGGGCTCGGGTTCCATCCGTCCGCCTTCGCGATGACGGAGGTGGCGCCGCTCCTGGAGCCCTTCGAGCGCGTGCGGCAAGGCGCCTCCGCCGTGGTTCCGATTCCGTCCGGACGTCAGGAGCACCTGGTCCGCCTGTTGTCGGAGCTGCGGGAGGAGACGCGGGCGCCGCACCGTCCCATGGGGGAGCAGGTGGCGCGCAGCCTGTTCTCGCTGGTGCTCGCGGAGGTGGCCCGCTCCAGCACGTGGGCCCCGGTGACGTCGCGTCCGACGCTCGCCGGTGAAGCGCTCACGTACATCGAACGGCACTGCCTGGAGCCCATCTCGCTGCGCGAGGTGGCCGCCGCCGTGGGCCGCTCCCCCGCGCACGTCACCACCGCGCTGAAGCAGGCCACGGGCCGCAGCGCGGTGGAGTGGATCATCTCCGGCCGCATGGCGGAGGCCCGGCGGCGGTTGCTATCCACCAACGAGCGCGTGGACATCATCGCGGAGCGCGTGGGCTACGCGGACCCCACGCACTTCATCCGCCTGTTCCGGCGCGCGGAGGGCCTCACGCCCGCCGCGTGGCGCAAGCAGCACGGCGCGCCCGACGCGCACTGA
- the tolR gene encoding protein TolR has translation MGMGGGKGGGGRTTMSEINVTPMVDVMLVLLIIFMVTAPLIQQGVKVNLPETKAAPVEATEKKVVLSIDAGRKVYIGDAEVPLEELETKLAANAKAQADKEVYLHADRDVPYGVVVEVMAAAQRAGISNVGMITEPAKGSKASNSGKAPASGGKGKPQEAKR, from the coding sequence ATGGGCATGGGCGGAGGCAAGGGCGGCGGTGGCCGCACCACCATGAGCGAGATCAACGTCACGCCCATGGTGGACGTGATGCTGGTGCTGCTCATCATCTTCATGGTGACGGCGCCCCTCATCCAGCAGGGCGTGAAGGTGAACCTCCCGGAGACGAAGGCGGCCCCGGTGGAGGCGACGGAGAAGAAGGTCGTCCTCTCCATCGACGCGGGGCGCAAGGTCTACATCGGGGACGCGGAGGTGCCGCTGGAGGAGCTGGAGACGAAGCTCGCCGCCAACGCCAAGGCGCAGGCGGACAAGGAGGTGTATCTCCACGCGGACCGGGACGTGCCCTACGGCGTGGTGGTGGAGGTGATGGCCGCGGCCCAGCGCGCGGGCATCTCCAACGTGGGGATGATCACGGAACCGGCCAAGGGCTCCAAGGCGTCCAACTCCGGCAAGGCCCCCGCCTCCGGCGGCAAGGGCAAGCCCCAGGAGGCGAAGCGCTAG
- a CDS encoding lysophospholipid acyltransferase family protein: MFYACVRAVVALALRLFYRVKVNAPGEAPTGPVLFVGNHPNGLIDPALVFILTRRQVTFMAKAPLFKLPVIGWLLKGLDALPVYRKQDDPTQMGRNEGTLEAAKGALVQGRAITIFPEGKSHSEPELAELKTGAARIALNAAREGAPVRIVPVGLTYAEKNVFRSEVLIDQGAPIDVAAFLPGDAASEQDAVRALTERVAEGLRAVTLNLEQWADLPVVQVAEQLYAFRQRGAQDAERLRLWARGVRLFRTQEPERYERLRQDLSSFGHRMALVQAARPEDLSVEYRPGNVVPFALKTLARLVFGLPLFALGLAVFAIPYPLPRMAARRAELDIQATAKFLTAAVVSIVWWWGLTAVAAVWGGWAWGLGTFVAIPPLALFTLSFAERWDAIRHDLELFFTLGNRKRLKARLLAEGERLSGEVERLAEEYRPKLDATAVR, from the coding sequence GTGTTCTACGCGTGTGTGCGGGCGGTGGTGGCGCTGGCGCTGCGGCTCTTCTACCGGGTGAAGGTGAATGCCCCGGGCGAGGCGCCCACCGGCCCGGTGCTCTTCGTGGGCAATCATCCCAACGGGCTCATCGACCCGGCGCTGGTGTTCATCCTCACGCGGCGCCAGGTGACGTTCATGGCCAAGGCGCCGCTGTTCAAGCTGCCCGTCATCGGCTGGCTCTTGAAGGGACTGGACGCGCTGCCGGTGTACCGCAAGCAGGACGACCCGACGCAGATGGGGCGCAACGAGGGCACGCTGGAGGCGGCGAAGGGCGCGCTCGTGCAGGGGCGGGCCATCACCATCTTCCCCGAGGGCAAGAGCCACTCGGAGCCGGAGCTGGCGGAGCTGAAGACGGGGGCGGCGCGCATCGCGCTCAACGCCGCTCGCGAAGGTGCCCCGGTGCGCATCGTCCCGGTGGGGCTCACCTACGCGGAGAAGAACGTCTTTCGCAGCGAGGTGCTCATCGATCAGGGGGCGCCCATCGACGTGGCGGCCTTCCTGCCGGGGGACGCGGCGTCGGAGCAGGACGCGGTGCGCGCGCTCACGGAGCGGGTGGCGGAGGGCCTGCGCGCGGTGACGCTGAACCTGGAGCAGTGGGCGGACCTGCCGGTGGTGCAGGTGGCGGAGCAGCTCTACGCCTTCCGCCAGCGCGGCGCACAGGACGCGGAGCGGCTGCGGCTGTGGGCGCGCGGGGTGCGGCTGTTCCGCACGCAGGAGCCGGAGCGCTACGAGCGCCTGCGGCAGGACCTGTCCTCGTTCGGCCACCGGATGGCGCTGGTGCAGGCCGCGCGGCCGGAGGACCTGTCGGTGGAGTACCGCCCGGGCAACGTGGTGCCGTTCGCGCTGAAGACGCTGGCGCGGCTGGTGTTCGGGCTGCCGCTGTTCGCGCTGGGGCTGGCGGTGTTCGCCATTCCGTACCCGTTGCCCCGGATGGCGGCGCGCCGCGCGGAGCTGGACATCCAGGCCACGGCGAAGTTCCTCACGGCGGCGGTGGTGTCCATCGTGTGGTGGTGGGGGCTGACGGCGGTCGCGGCGGTGTGGGGCGGGTGGGCGTGGGGGCTGGGGACCTTCGTGGCCATCCCGCCGCTGGCGCTGTTCACGCTGTCGTTCGCGGAGCGCTGGGACGCCATCCGCCACGACCTGGAGCTGTTCTTCACGCTGGGCAACCGCAAGCGGTTGAAGGCCCGGCTGCTCGCGGAGGGCGAGCGGCTGTCGGGCGAGGTGGAGCGGCTGGCGGAGGAGTACCGGCCGAAGCTCGACGCGACGGCCGTGCGGTAG
- a CDS encoding aminotransferase class V-fold PLP-dependent enzyme, with the protein MSAPLPAHKVHWGLDPQVVFLNHGSFGASPKAVLQHQSELRARLEAEPVRFLAREAERLLDEARAALGAFVGADSEDIAFVSNATMGVNTVLRNLRFQPGDELLTTDNEYNASRNALDVAAAEKGVKVVVAKLPWPVTSPQSVVDAVMAQVTPRTRLLLVDHITSQTALVMPLAELVRKLRERGVETLVDGAHGPGMVPLALKELGAAYYTGNCHKWLCAPKGAAFLYVRRDLQAGFKPLVVSHGHNSPRTDRSRFRLEFDWVGTVDPTPLLCIPTAIRVVGGLVPGGWPEVMATNRELALAARRMLDAKLGNATPLCPESMVGSMACVALPDGFPEHPEPPLYVDPLHVRLFEEHHIEIPVTAWPRAPRRHLRLSAQLYNSPADYEALARALEALLR; encoded by the coding sequence ATGAGCGCTCCCCTCCCCGCCCACAAGGTTCACTGGGGGTTGGATCCCCAGGTCGTCTTCCTCAACCACGGTTCGTTCGGCGCGAGCCCCAAGGCGGTGCTCCAGCACCAGTCGGAGCTGCGGGCGCGGCTGGAGGCGGAGCCCGTGCGCTTCCTCGCCCGTGAGGCGGAGCGGCTGCTGGACGAGGCGCGCGCCGCGCTCGGGGCCTTCGTGGGCGCGGACTCGGAGGACATCGCGTTCGTGTCCAACGCCACCATGGGCGTGAACACCGTGCTGCGCAACCTGCGCTTCCAGCCCGGCGACGAGCTGCTCACCACCGACAACGAATACAACGCGTCCAGGAACGCGCTGGACGTGGCCGCCGCGGAGAAGGGCGTGAAGGTGGTGGTGGCGAAGCTGCCCTGGCCCGTGACTTCGCCGCAGTCCGTGGTGGACGCGGTGATGGCGCAGGTGACGCCGCGCACGCGGCTCCTGCTCGTGGACCACATCACCAGCCAGACGGCGCTGGTGATGCCGCTGGCGGAGCTGGTGCGCAAGCTGCGCGAGCGCGGCGTGGAGACGCTGGTGGACGGCGCGCACGGGCCGGGCATGGTGCCGCTGGCGCTGAAGGAGCTGGGCGCGGCGTACTACACCGGCAACTGCCACAAGTGGCTGTGCGCGCCGAAGGGCGCCGCGTTCCTGTACGTGCGCCGCGACCTGCAGGCGGGCTTCAAGCCGCTGGTGGTGAGCCACGGGCACAACTCGCCACGCACGGACCGCTCGCGCTTCCGGCTGGAGTTCGACTGGGTGGGCACGGTGGACCCCACGCCCTTGCTGTGCATCCCCACCGCGATCCGCGTCGTGGGTGGACTGGTGCCGGGCGGGTGGCCGGAGGTGATGGCGACCAACCGGGAGCTGGCGCTGGCCGCCCGGAGGATGCTGGACGCGAAGCTGGGCAATGCGACGCCGCTGTGCCCGGAGTCCATGGTGGGCAGCATGGCGTGCGTGGCCCTGCCGGATGGCTTCCCCGAGCACCCCGAGCCGCCGCTCTACGTGGATCCCCTCCATGTGCGCCTGTTCGAGGAGCACCACATCGAGATCCCCGTCACGGCCTGGCCCCGTGCGCCTCGGCGGCACCTGCGGCTGTCCGCGCAGCTCTACAACAGTCCGGCGGACTACGAGGCCCTGGCGCGCGCTTTGGAAGCGCTGCTGCGTTGA
- a CDS encoding DPP IV N-terminal domain-containing protein, with protein sequence MKALLLSLLLVPALVLAQAPVIEISGANFRPLPLAAPAPVVQEGADKKAAQTFDSAFTYDLTASGIFQVLDRAGFTADAKEGMTAGSINFSRWADVGAESLVKVSLAQDGGALRGELRLFSVATGKEELKVAKDAPAGEPRQLAHALADALYRHFTREPSPFLSRITFVRKAGANRDVYVADWDGMNAQALTKGGTHILPTLSPSGQVAFTSYRKNRPDIYVQTPGSEAKPLVTEGQMATGIAYSPDGKRIAYALAEGESAQIYVAAADGSGAKAITDTPYGLNTSPSWSPDGKRIAFVSNRGGSPQVYVMNADGSGVKRLTFQGNYNQTPDWSPRGDLIAFTARDERNAFDLFTVNVDTGKVTRLTQDQGNNEEPTFSPNGRLIMFSSNRTGSAHLWVMTADGNNQVPLPMEKSSWLTPDWGNAPAAK encoded by the coding sequence ATGAAAGCCCTCCTGCTGTCGCTCCTCCTGGTCCCCGCGCTGGTGCTGGCGCAGGCGCCCGTCATCGAAATCTCCGGCGCGAACTTCCGCCCGCTGCCGCTCGCGGCCCCCGCGCCCGTGGTGCAGGAGGGCGCGGACAAGAAGGCGGCGCAGACCTTCGACAGCGCCTTCACGTACGACCTCACCGCCTCCGGCATCTTCCAGGTGCTGGACCGCGCGGGCTTCACCGCGGACGCCAAGGAAGGCATGACGGCGGGCAGCATCAACTTCAGCCGCTGGGCGGACGTGGGCGCGGAGTCGCTGGTGAAGGTGTCGCTCGCGCAGGACGGCGGCGCGCTGCGCGGCGAGCTGCGCCTGTTCAGCGTGGCCACGGGCAAGGAGGAGCTGAAGGTCGCCAAGGACGCACCGGCCGGTGAGCCCCGGCAGCTGGCGCACGCGCTGGCGGACGCGCTCTACCGGCACTTCACCCGCGAGCCGAGCCCCTTCCTGTCTCGCATCACCTTCGTGCGCAAGGCGGGCGCCAACCGCGACGTGTACGTGGCGGACTGGGACGGCATGAACGCGCAGGCGCTCACCAAGGGCGGCACGCACATCCTCCCCACGCTCAGCCCGTCCGGCCAGGTGGCCTTCACGTCGTACCGGAAGAACCGCCCGGACATCTACGTGCAGACGCCCGGCAGCGAGGCGAAGCCGCTGGTGACGGAAGGCCAGATGGCCACGGGCATCGCGTACTCGCCGGATGGCAAGCGCATCGCCTACGCGCTGGCGGAGGGTGAGAGCGCGCAGATCTACGTCGCCGCGGCGGACGGCTCCGGCGCCAAGGCCATCACGGACACGCCCTACGGCCTCAACACCAGCCCCAGCTGGTCTCCGGACGGCAAGCGCATCGCGTTCGTGTCCAACCGGGGCGGCAGCCCGCAGGTGTACGTGATGAACGCGGACGGCTCGGGCGTGAAGCGGCTCACCTTCCAGGGCAACTACAACCAGACGCCGGACTGGTCGCCGCGCGGGGACCTCATCGCCTTCACCGCGCGCGACGAGCGCAACGCGTTCGACCTCTTCACGGTCAACGTGGACACCGGCAAGGTGACGCGCCTCACGCAGGACCAGGGCAACAACGAGGAGCCCACCTTCTCCCCCAACGGCCGGCTCATCATGTTCAGCTCCAACCGCACCGGCTCCGCGCACCTGTGGGTGATGACCGCCGATGGTAACAATCAGGTGCCGCTCCCCATGGAGAAGAGCAGCTGGCTGACGCCGGACTGGGGCAACGCTCCGGCGGCGAAGTAG
- a CDS encoding NAD(P)/FAD-dependent oxidoreductase, producing the protein MAAYDVVIVGGGPGGLNAALYLGRGRKKVLLCDAGKPRNAAAEHMHGFGSRDGIPPPEFRRLSREQLKAYPNVELRDTRVGSVEKHEGGFRVALGDGTTVEARRLLLAMGVVDVMLDIPGYKELWGPSIFQCPYCHGWEVKDQPFAMLAKNPQYLEGAPIIQNWSRDLIVFTHGAFEVPPYQRERLQALGIPLEERRIRALHGKDGRLAEVELEDGTRIARSVMFSAPPQRQHELVTQLGLALDDLGYVKVSPSGETSVQGVVAVGDMTTPMQAAIAAASAGTIAAAMMNHALILEDADRRYTEVTGKAPPAKQH; encoded by the coding sequence ATGGCGGCATATGACGTGGTCATCGTGGGAGGCGGGCCCGGCGGGCTCAACGCCGCGCTGTATCTGGGGCGCGGGCGCAAGAAGGTGCTGCTCTGCGACGCGGGCAAGCCGCGCAACGCGGCGGCGGAGCACATGCACGGCTTCGGTTCGCGCGACGGCATCCCGCCCCCGGAGTTCCGGCGCCTCAGCCGCGAACAGCTGAAGGCCTATCCCAACGTGGAGCTGCGCGACACGCGCGTGGGCTCCGTGGAGAAGCACGAGGGCGGCTTCCGGGTGGCGCTGGGCGATGGCACCACGGTGGAGGCCCGGCGCCTCCTCTTGGCGATGGGCGTGGTGGACGTCATGCTGGACATCCCCGGCTACAAGGAGCTGTGGGGCCCCAGCATCTTCCAGTGTCCCTACTGTCACGGCTGGGAGGTGAAGGACCAGCCGTTCGCCATGCTGGCGAAGAATCCGCAGTACCTGGAGGGCGCTCCCATCATCCAGAACTGGTCCCGGGACCTCATCGTCTTCACCCACGGCGCCTTCGAGGTTCCGCCGTACCAGCGCGAGAGGCTCCAGGCCCTGGGCATCCCCCTGGAGGAGCGGAGGATCCGCGCGCTGCACGGCAAGGACGGGCGCCTGGCCGAGGTGGAGCTGGAGGACGGGACGCGCATCGCCCGGAGCGTCATGTTCTCCGCGCCGCCGCAGCGGCAGCATGAGCTGGTGACGCAGCTGGGGCTCGCGCTGGATGACCTGGGCTACGTGAAGGTGAGCCCCTCGGGGGAGACCTCGGTGCAGGGCGTGGTCGCGGTGGGGGACATGACGACGCCAATGCAGGCCGCCATCGCGGCGGCCAGCGCGGGCACCATCGCCGCGGCGATGATGAACCACGCGCTCATCCTGGAGGACGCGGACCGCCGCTATACGGAGGTGACGGGGAAGGCCCCGCCCGCGAAGCAGCACTGA
- a CDS encoding MFS transporter codes for MNVSSPAAPSSSHATQSVRAGYALFILTLINLINYLDRYIIAVALPEIQRDFSINDAQSGLLGTVFIIVFMLASPLGGFLGDRIPRRLLVAGGVILWSLATGASGLAASFTALLLARAVIGIGEAGYGAVAPSIISDLYPREQRTRMLSYFYIAIPVGSAMGYGLGGWLTQTYSWHVAFFAGGVPGLVLGTMAFFMPEPQRGAMDGPDAAVKLPFMEGLQGLGRNMAFWATTVGYTLMTFSIGGLAFWMPTYLVRERHLWLEHPGRVGLVFGAITAVAGLSGTVAGGWLGDKMDRRRAGGGLWLSGIGLLLAAPCMYLAVNLHDTTLTFAAIGLAQFLIFLNSGPINAAIVNCVPPAFRAFAMGLNVLCIHMLGDAISPTLIGQIADMSSLHTAIAINAVPVLLGGVALLVGAKLFREAVPRAQQGSRPG; via the coding sequence ATGAACGTCTCCTCCCCCGCCGCTCCGTCCAGCTCGCACGCCACGCAGTCCGTGCGGGCGGGCTATGCGCTGTTCATCCTCACGTTGATCAACCTGATCAACTACCTCGACCGTTACATCATCGCCGTCGCGCTGCCGGAGATTCAGAGGGACTTCAGCATCAACGACGCGCAGTCCGGCCTGCTGGGCACCGTCTTCATCATCGTCTTCATGCTGGCGTCGCCCCTGGGCGGCTTTCTGGGGGACCGCATCCCCCGGCGGCTGCTGGTGGCCGGCGGCGTCATCCTGTGGAGCCTGGCCACGGGGGCCAGCGGCCTGGCCGCGAGCTTCACGGCGCTCTTGCTGGCGCGCGCGGTGATTGGCATTGGCGAGGCGGGCTACGGCGCGGTGGCGCCGTCCATCATCTCCGACCTGTATCCGCGCGAGCAGCGCACGCGGATGCTGTCGTACTTCTACATCGCCATCCCGGTGGGCTCCGCCATGGGCTACGGCCTGGGCGGGTGGCTGACGCAGACGTATTCGTGGCACGTGGCGTTCTTCGCGGGCGGCGTGCCGGGGCTGGTGCTGGGCACCATGGCCTTCTTCATGCCGGAGCCGCAGCGCGGCGCCATGGACGGCCCGGACGCGGCGGTCAAGCTGCCCTTCATGGAGGGCCTTCAGGGGCTGGGCCGCAACATGGCCTTCTGGGCCACGACGGTGGGCTACACGCTGATGACGTTCTCCATTGGCGGCCTGGCGTTCTGGATGCCCACGTACCTGGTGCGCGAGCGCCACCTGTGGCTGGAGCACCCGGGCCGCGTGGGCCTGGTGTTCGGCGCCATCACGGCGGTGGCGGGCCTCAGCGGCACCGTGGCCGGCGGCTGGCTGGGCGACAAGATGGACCGCAGGCGCGCGGGCGGCGGCCTGTGGCTGTCCGGCATCGGGCTGCTGCTGGCGGCGCCGTGCATGTACCTGGCGGTGAACCTGCACGACACGACGCTGACGTTCGCGGCCATTGGCCTGGCGCAGTTCCTCATCTTCCTCAATAGCGGCCCCATCAACGCGGCCATCGTCAACTGCGTGCCGCCCGCGTTCCGCGCCTTCGCCATGGGCCTCAACGTGCTGTGCATCCACATGCTGGGCGACGCCATCTCTCCCACGCTCATCGGGCAGATCGCCGACATGTCCAGCCTCCACACCGCCATCGCCATCAACGCGGTGCCGGTGCTGCTGGGCGGCGTGGCGCTCCTGGTGGGCGCGAAGCTGTTCCGCGAGGCCGTGCCCCGCGCGCAGCAGGGCTCGCGTCCCGGTTGA
- the murI gene encoding glutamate racemase, with amino-acid sequence MRQDSHGPIGVFDSGIGGLTVLKALMARLPHERTLYLGDTARVPYGTKSGEVVTRYSLKNAEFLLERGIKLLVVACNTASAAALPALQAALPVPVLGVIEPGARTALQRTRGGGVGVIGTPGTVRSGAYQRALEAGNPKVAVKSRACPLFVPLAEEGWTTGDVPLLVAREYLAGFARDGVDTLVLGCTHYPLLKGVIAEVVGPHVSLVDSAEATAEAVAELLGEKGLLAPPGSAGAPEHAFFVTDVPERFVEVGARFLGRPIPSAEQVDLRF; translated from the coding sequence ATGCGGCAAGACAGCCACGGTCCCATCGGCGTGTTCGACTCCGGCATCGGAGGGCTCACGGTCCTCAAGGCGCTCATGGCGCGGCTCCCCCACGAGCGCACGCTCTACCTGGGAGACACCGCCCGGGTGCCCTACGGCACCAAGTCCGGCGAGGTGGTGACGCGCTACTCGCTGAAGAACGCGGAGTTCCTCCTGGAGCGCGGCATCAAGCTCCTGGTGGTGGCGTGCAACACCGCCTCCGCCGCGGCGCTGCCCGCCCTCCAGGCCGCGCTGCCGGTGCCAGTGCTGGGCGTGATTGAGCCCGGGGCCCGCACGGCGCTCCAGCGCACCCGGGGCGGCGGGGTGGGCGTCATCGGGACGCCGGGCACCGTGCGCTCCGGCGCGTACCAGCGGGCGCTGGAGGCGGGCAATCCGAAGGTCGCGGTGAAGTCCAGGGCGTGCCCGCTCTTCGTGCCCCTGGCGGAGGAGGGGTGGACCACCGGCGACGTGCCGCTGCTCGTGGCCCGCGAATACCTGGCCGGCTTCGCGCGCGACGGCGTGGACACGCTGGTGCTGGGCTGCACCCACTACCCGCTGCTCAAGGGCGTCATCGCCGAGGTCGTGGGGCCGCACGTGTCGCTGGTGGACTCGGCGGAGGCCACGGCGGAGGCGGTGGCGGAGCTGCTGGGAGAGAAGGGGCTGCTGGCGCCGCCGGGTTCCGCGGGCGCGCCGGAGCACGCCTTCTTCGTCACCGACGTGCCGGAGCGCTTCGTGGAGGTGGGGGCCCGCTTCCTGGGGCGCCCCATCCCTTCCGCGGAGCAGGTGGACCTGCGCTTCTAG
- a CDS encoding Ppx/GppA phosphatase family protein → MPRFASIDIGTNSVLLLVADRLPDGRFTPVVERAEITRLGRGVDTSRVLSSEGMEATLAVLVAFAKEARELGAEGIAVSATSAARDAKNGADFIAQARARADVTVEIIPGEMEAQLSFAAVAQDFAGESAGPLVVVDIGGGSTEFIYGTDAGTVAFRHSFDVGAVRLTERYVRTDPLSPEERAGIEAHLRDTFSALPPPPPASMLVGVAGTVTTLYAVQHQMATYDAEAVHGGALSRGELDALTDRLCTLPLDARRSLPGLQPKRADVIPAGALILREAVRALGVDSCRVSDRGLRWGLLAHRFGSSPS, encoded by the coding sequence ATGCCTCGCTTCGCATCGATCGATATCGGAACCAATTCCGTGCTGCTGCTGGTCGCGGATCGCCTGCCGGACGGGCGCTTCACACCGGTGGTGGAGCGCGCCGAAATCACGCGCCTGGGCCGGGGCGTGGACACCAGCCGCGTGCTGTCCTCCGAAGGCATGGAGGCCACGCTGGCCGTGCTGGTGGCCTTCGCCAAGGAGGCCCGCGAACTGGGCGCGGAAGGCATCGCCGTGTCCGCCACCAGCGCCGCGCGCGACGCGAAGAACGGCGCGGACTTCATCGCCCAGGCCAGGGCCCGCGCGGACGTGACGGTGGAGATCATCCCCGGGGAGATGGAGGCGCAGCTGTCCTTCGCCGCGGTGGCCCAGGACTTCGCGGGTGAGTCCGCGGGGCCGCTGGTGGTGGTGGACATCGGAGGCGGGTCCACGGAGTTCATCTACGGCACGGACGCCGGCACGGTGGCCTTCCGCCACAGCTTCGACGTAGGCGCCGTGCGCCTCACGGAGCGCTACGTGCGCACCGACCCGCTGTCTCCGGAAGAGCGCGCTGGCATCGAGGCGCATCTGCGCGACACCTTCTCCGCCCTGCCCCCGCCGCCGCCCGCCTCGATGCTGGTGGGCGTGGCCGGCACCGTGACGACGCTGTACGCCGTGCAGCACCAGATGGCCACCTACGACGCGGAGGCGGTCCATGGCGGCGCGCTGTCCCGCGGCGAGCTGGACGCGCTCACGGACCGGCTGTGCACCCTGCCCCTGGACGCGCGGCGGTCGCTGCCCGGCCTCCAGCCCAAGCGCGCGGACGTCATCCCCGCGGGCGCCCTCATCCTGCGCGAAGCGGTGAGGGCCCTGGGCGTGGATTCATGCCGCGTGAGCGACCGTGGCCTGCGCTGGGGTCTGCTGGCACACCGCTTCGGCTCCTCCCCCTCATGA
- a CDS encoding MotA/TolQ/ExbB proton channel family protein, whose product MIPHLPLAFGAMNYVEIIRDASFIELAVLLLLMAVSVASWALIAMKATQLSRARAQSLTFLDTFWKASRLEAIYQSAQKLEGSPLSKVFCAGYEELSKLAQTGNAKEGGTEDAMSAKLGGIENVERALNRAATAQITELENRVSFLGTVGSASPFVGLFGTVIGILGAFNNIAEQGNATLATVAAPVGNALFATAAGLFAAIPAVVAYNSFVSRIKVFDTEMSNFSADFLNIIKRHFFR is encoded by the coding sequence ATGATACCCCACCTGCCCCTGGCCTTTGGCGCCATGAACTACGTGGAGATCATCCGCGACGCGTCGTTCATCGAACTCGCGGTGCTCCTGCTCCTCATGGCCGTCTCGGTCGCCTCCTGGGCGCTCATCGCCATGAAGGCCACCCAGCTGTCGCGCGCCCGCGCCCAGTCGCTCACCTTTCTCGACACGTTCTGGAAGGCCTCGCGGCTGGAGGCCATCTACCAGTCCGCCCAGAAGCTGGAGGGCTCGCCGCTGTCGAAGGTGTTCTGCGCGGGCTACGAGGAGCTGAGCAAGCTGGCGCAGACGGGCAACGCCAAGGAAGGCGGCACCGAGGACGCGATGAGCGCCAAGCTGGGCGGCATTGAGAACGTGGAGCGCGCGCTCAACCGCGCGGCCACGGCGCAGATCACGGAGCTGGAGAACCGCGTGTCCTTCCTGGGCACGGTGGGCTCCGCGTCGCCGTTCGTGGGGCTGTTCGGCACGGTGATTGGCATCCTGGGCGCGTTCAACAACATCGCGGAGCAGGGCAACGCGACGCTGGCCACGGTGGCGGCGCCGGTGGGCAACGCGCTGTTCGCCACGGCGGCGGGGCTGTTCGCGGCCATCCCGGCGGTGGTCGCGTACAACTCGTTCGTCAGCCGCATCAAGGTGTTCGACACGGAGATGTCCAACTTCTCCGCGGACTTCCTCAACATCATCAAGCGGCACTTCTTCCGCTAG